A genome region from Maridesulfovibrio salexigens DSM 2638 includes the following:
- a CDS encoding sensor histidine kinase: protein MPHSCLSDVHAKLNVLITGKSPVIHTLMPLLHDLGHAVSITRSPRETLFTYASQQSDLIIMAEQDDTCQTFSSIREVNEDAEALFIIDTSKPESFEPLFDFPNISFLPSTVSKEKLLTFIKNFQAQHLRKKKHEEDAKLYGLIMQSLPFPALLISTKTEQTILANKAAHNQLPAFEYEQAPPFMSALSDEVRHNIFSDLESYHLHYLKSVNAYERFWDLTVDQVAPSVFMLLAVDVTEQRQQMQLREEMERIARHDLRSPTANIVGMSRILETEAGLDEEFQPLAEIVRKTSERMIRQIDTSLTLIRLETGSLKADAHPFNLYTAISAAIGDLSQLVEEKNLEIVSLQGREPITEECFIVCYGEASLIITMFSNLLKNAAEAAPEHSTITINITEDSRFITTKIHNMGEIPVSIRETFFDRYATYGKKKGTGLGTYSARLIASASGGDISFTTSEEKGTTLITTIPKPPIK from the coding sequence ATGCCGCACTCATGCCTCAGTGATGTACATGCGAAACTGAACGTTCTGATTACCGGAAAAAGTCCGGTAATCCACACTCTCATGCCACTACTACATGATCTCGGTCATGCGGTATCAATAACCCGCTCTCCGCGGGAAACCCTTTTCACCTACGCCAGCCAGCAATCCGACTTAATAATCATGGCTGAGCAAGACGATACCTGTCAGACCTTTTCCAGCATCCGTGAAGTCAACGAAGATGCAGAAGCGCTTTTTATCATCGACACTTCAAAGCCTGAATCCTTTGAACCGCTCTTTGATTTCCCCAACATCTCCTTTCTGCCTTCCACAGTATCCAAAGAAAAGCTGCTGACTTTCATAAAAAATTTTCAGGCTCAACATCTGCGCAAAAAAAAGCATGAAGAGGATGCCAAGCTTTACGGCCTGATCATGCAGAGCCTTCCTTTTCCCGCTCTCTTGATCAGCACTAAAACAGAACAGACAATACTGGCTAACAAGGCCGCGCATAATCAGCTTCCGGCTTTTGAATACGAGCAGGCTCCGCCTTTCATGTCCGCACTTTCCGATGAAGTGCGCCACAACATCTTTTCCGATCTTGAATCGTATCACCTGCATTATCTGAAATCAGTAAATGCTTATGAGCGCTTCTGGGATCTCACCGTGGATCAGGTTGCACCTTCCGTCTTCATGCTGCTGGCTGTAGATGTCACTGAACAACGTCAGCAAATGCAACTGCGTGAGGAAATGGAACGTATTGCACGACATGATCTACGCTCTCCCACAGCTAATATTGTGGGTATGTCACGTATTCTTGAGACCGAGGCCGGACTTGATGAAGAATTCCAGCCGCTGGCTGAAATCGTCCGCAAAACCAGCGAACGCATGATCCGCCAGATTGACACCTCCCTGACCCTTATCCGTTTGGAGACAGGCTCCCTTAAAGCTGACGCACATCCCTTTAACCTATACACAGCCATCAGCGCAGCCATCGGCGACCTGAGCCAGCTGGTTGAGGAAAAGAATCTCGAAATAGTCAGCCTGCAGGGCAGAGAGCCCATTACTGAAGAATGCTTTATCGTCTGCTACGGCGAGGCATCGCTGATCATCACCATGTTTTCCAACCTGCTCAAGAATGCAGCAGAAGCAGCACCGGAGCACTCCACTATCACTATCAACATCACGGAAGACAGCCGCTTCATCACTACCAAAATCCACAACATGGGCGAAATTCCGGTCAGTATCCGCGAAACATTCTTTGACCGCTACGCCACTTACGGCAAGAAAAAAGGAACCGGATTAGGAACTTACAGCGCAAGACTCATTGCCAGCGCCTCGGGTGGAGATATTTCATTCACAACTTCAGAAGAAAAGGGTACGACCCTGATCACAACAATTCCAAAACCACCAATTAAATAA
- a CDS encoding radical SAM protein, whose amino-acid sequence MAAKKKPRPLLVFADENGQIYDHPELEMMCRRGDELFQPKPEEYIPLPPDSEFFLLPGRFPIGLDPETGEVVEVEGTAVTAFACPGHTLTGLAAYGNTDDAPVLPMFSYGAVGFANGKFWVTAKKVDEDKRQVFTKIPNKKIDAGAHRMLKEMPDNRLVRHLAGCALTYCCPAAKNLALGRFEAPLPTSRTCNARCIGCISEQPEDSGFPSPQERIKFTPTAEEITQIMHFHAKRERKPVFSFGQGCEGEPLTEHVLLTEAIKKYRDEGGIGTVNINTNGSITEAMEPLAAAGLNSIRVSLNSLREPVYNTYYRPKGYKFDDVLATIAKAKELDLHVSLNFLYFPGISDTEFEVSALVEVAKQTKFDFIQLRNLNIDPDLYMELMEPYEFGPGMGFINFRKRIKNECPWINFGYFNPYLGDGKQR is encoded by the coding sequence ATGGCTGCCAAAAAGAAACCGCGTCCGTTGCTCGTCTTTGCCGACGAAAACGGCCAGATATATGATCATCCCGAATTAGAAATGATGTGCCGCCGTGGCGATGAATTGTTTCAGCCCAAGCCGGAAGAATACATCCCCCTGCCCCCGGACAGCGAATTTTTCCTGCTTCCGGGTAGATTCCCCATCGGACTTGACCCGGAAACAGGTGAAGTGGTCGAAGTGGAAGGAACTGCGGTAACCGCATTTGCCTGCCCGGGACACACCCTGACCGGACTTGCCGCATACGGTAATACCGATGATGCCCCGGTGCTGCCCATGTTTTCTTACGGTGCAGTAGGTTTTGCCAACGGCAAATTCTGGGTCACCGCCAAGAAAGTTGATGAGGACAAGCGTCAGGTTTTCACTAAAATTCCGAACAAAAAAATTGATGCCGGTGCCCACCGGATGTTGAAGGAAATGCCCGACAACAGACTGGTCCGCCATCTGGCTGGATGCGCACTTACATACTGTTGTCCTGCGGCCAAGAACCTAGCTCTTGGACGCTTTGAAGCACCTCTGCCGACCTCCAGAACCTGTAATGCCCGTTGCATCGGTTGTATTTCCGAGCAGCCTGAAGATTCCGGTTTTCCTTCACCGCAGGAACGCATCAAATTCACTCCCACTGCCGAGGAAATCACCCAGATCATGCATTTTCACGCCAAGCGTGAACGCAAGCCTGTGTTCTCTTTCGGTCAGGGCTGTGAAGGTGAACCGCTCACCGAGCATGTATTGCTTACCGAGGCCATTAAGAAATACCGTGATGAAGGCGGTATCGGTACTGTAAACATCAACACCAACGGTTCCATCACTGAAGCAATGGAGCCGCTGGCAGCAGCTGGACTCAACTCCATCAGAGTAAGTCTGAACAGTCTGCGCGAGCCTGTTTACAACACCTACTACCGGCCCAAGGGATATAAATTTGATGACGTGTTGGCTACCATCGCCAAAGCGAAAGAACTGGACCTGCACGTATCCCTGAATTTTCTTTATTTCCCCGGCATCAGTGATACGGAATTTGAGGTCAGCGCACTCGTTGAAGTTGCCAAGCAGACCAAGTTCGATTTTATCCAGCTTCGTAACCTGAATATCGACCCCGACCTGTACATGGAACTGATGGAGCCTTACGAATTCGGTCCGGGTATGGGATTCATCAACTTCCGCAAACGGATCAAAAACGAATGTCCTTGGATTAACTTTGGATACTTCAACCCTTACCTCGGGGACGGAAAGCAGAGATAG